Proteins from one Plasmodium yoelii strain 17X genome assembly, chromosome: 2 genomic window:
- a CDS encoding vacuolar protein sorting-associated protein 51, putative, whose translation MISNLPSERRKSVRYLLNEYYNVENESNEAVTDGHAVTDGHVVNVVNERDGTGCLNFDSVDTLNEMDELNKKSSEFNGDIYFRKLLENSSLDDLINRSKRIEKEIKQNENCIQSIVYENYNKFIYAEDIVVLLKNDFKNVKEKINLINKHIDYIDTSFKKTNQNISTEIEQVENIIQIKKLLKNIHIIMQTPKEMFFLILEKRYIKAIKLFIGIIPFLYQNRNIIPFFCLYIDCNNLANIACSLYFKFLQNSIPNMIYKNVKENKTICNITFFREDLKNSFQKLCSNIISNNELGSCFDVILSFRNDEKIMRNLFIQNRIIALNYLLCNIFSLGKYPGGKGNTNGKSDTDGNDNNDDVGGNDNNDDVGGNDNNDDVGGNDNNDDVGGNDNNDDVGGNDNNDDVGGNDNNDDVGAKGVHTDAMSEQSKLNLETFESMIELLYEHLLPFFFEIVDNYEIIFIKNENKEFRHSIYYTNKLISELNEQVKKKKKKKKKKNDENTILMDENIYDELKDMWNVNCDKELIIILAKGFFRNLLNLKIDLLYLYNPSIEIVVFYLKKLINNVYEKEKEMKIQEKKLSDILSPILNSYIKKLLYTIMKHQFYKLCYKNNLNFINFYNMCNNNDIYFIVQNKNELHHNILLNLCLEVIDLKILYDEIKEIYFDFFIKNIVNFVTIYFIFLSNFLSSFIRHFACAYDRIKDGESGNANKNEENGEEGDEENDEDGDEEGDENELEFIYKHGSFEYNNIYNVNCELDEVENSENGESVKNGEKKMSTYKQLSNYFYNSIYMNNREIQNILKKLKTELNIDYKEFITKIIDENVSKLKKKKKKNEIYFLLALISIFNNFKKEGISKIFTILLNIYSTSNNLVKGNKKLYFCDDLESIFYKDIYPFNLKIGKKQNWKNMNSNSNLDNNDDLTVLDNSVGNNHQKRGNHQKRGNHQKRGNHQKRENCQKRENCQKRENYQKRENYQTVLDTKYVLKYGNDLEKIENKSLDKNREQRFDDEKMENNYEQVENNSEQVENNSEQVENNYEQVENNYERVENNYEQVENNYEQVENNYEQVENNSEQVENNYEQVENNSEQVENNSEQVENNSEQVENNSEQVENNSEQIENKDNESDWSEDTNDFSENEKIKKEKWTKSIKKFSKNIFQNKCNELVNIYIFYYVNKMSNNIELCLEKWGKNIEENNNMVSSSFLYILKNVNDIYFTLNLIFGNNKTKDINKYTYFEEMCKKIKKEINKIMIKEENSNNAIDNDSNNYKNILSQNIEQSNEINIKENKNLEMYIYKLYISKMKNYKKNIKLETKQIIFIIIKILFKNYMEFIRNMHINEYILKNLKIDFIFYFYFLKYYISKDDENLLFVILNDVLISAIERLGKQVVSYNNTNVYPTYLLDICYYKIDKTVELIQNKIVMK comes from the coding sequence atgatTAGCAATTTACCCAGCGAACGGAGAAAGAGTGTTAGATATTTGCtaaatgaatattataaCGTAGAAAATGAAAGTAATGAAGCTGTAACCGATGGGCATGCTGTAACCGATGGGCATGTTGTGAATGTTGTGAATGAAAGAGACGGAACGGGTTGCCTTAATTTTGATAGTGTTGACACACTGAACGAAATGGATGAACTAAATAAAAAGAGTAGCGAATTTAATggagatatatattttcgtAAATTGTTAGAAAATAGTAGTCTTGATGATTTAATAAATAGATCCAAAAGAattgaaaaagaaataaaacagAATGAGAATTGTATACAATCTATTGTATATGAAAactataataaatttatatatgcagAAGATATAgtagttttattaaaaaatgattttaaaaatgtaaaagaaaaaataaatttaataaataaacatatagaTTATATAGATActagttttaaaaaaacaaatcaaaatatatcaacTGAAATTGAGCaagtagaaaatataattcaaataaaaaaattattaaaaaatatacatattattatgcaAACACCCAAagaaatgttttttttaattcttgaGAAAAGGTATATTAAGgcaataaaattatttattggaattattccatttttatatcaaaatagaaatattattccatttttttgtCTATATATTGATTGTAACAATTTGGCAAATATTGCATGTTCTTTATATTTCAAGTTTCTTCAAAATAGTATCCCAAACatgatatataaaaatgttaaagaaAATAAGACAATTTGTAATATAACCTTTTTTAGagaagatttaaaaaattcatttcAAAAATTGTGTTCAAATATTATATCCAATAATGAATTAGGATCTTGTTTTGATGTTATTCTTTCTTTTCGAAACGATGAAAAGATTATGAGAAATTTGTTTATTCAAAATCGAATAATTGCCTTGAACTATttattatgtaatatatttagcTTGGGAAAGTACCCCGGTGGGAAAGGCAATACGAACGGGAAAAGCGATACCGATGGGAACGATAATAATGACGATGTCGGTGGGAACGATAATAATGACGATGTCGGTGGGAACGATAATAATGACGATGTCGGTGGGAACGATAATAATGACGATGTCGGTGGGAACGATAATAATGACGATGTCGGTGGGAACGATAATAATGACGATGTCGGTGGGAACGATAATAATGACGATGTCGGTGCAAAAGGCGTACACACTGATGCTATGTCTGAACAATCTAAACTAAATTTGGAAACATTTGAAAGCATGATcgaattattatatgaacatttattaccttttttttttgaaattgtagataattatgaaataatttttataaaaaatgagaacAAAGAATTTAGACATTCGATttattatacaaataaattaatatccGAATTAAATGAgcaagtgaaaaaaaaaaaaaaaaaaaaaaaaaaaaaaaatgatgagaATACAATATTAATggatgaaaatatatatgatgaatTAAAAGATATGTGGAATGTTAATTGTGATAAAGAacttattataattttagcaAAAGGTTTTTTTCGAAATTtattgaatttaaaaatagatttattatatttatataatccaTCTATAGAAATAgttgtattttatttaaaaaaattaataaataatgtatatgaaaaagaaaaagaaatgaaaattcaagaaaaaaaattgtctGATATTTTATCACCTAttttaaatagttatataaaaaaattgttatatacAATTATGAAACATcagttttataaattatgttataaaaataatttaaattttattaatttttataatatgtgtaataataatgatatttattttatagttcaaaataaaaatgaattacatcataatattttgttaaatctTTGTTTGGAAGTTATAGATTTGAAAATACTTTATGacgaaataaaagaaatctattttgatttttttataaaaaatatcgtAAATTTTGTgacaatttattttatttttctaagCAATTTTTTAAGCTCTTTTATTAGGCACTTCGCATGTGCATATGATCGAATAAAGGATGGTGAAAGTGGGAACGCAAATAAAAACGAAGAGAATGGTGAAGAGGGTGATGAAGAGAATGATGAAGATGGTGATGAAGAGGGTGACGAAAACGAATTAGAATTTATTTACAAGCATGGTTcatttgaatataataatatatataatgttaatTGTGAGTTGGATGAAGTAGAAAATAGCGAAAATGGAGAAAGCGTAAAAAatggggaaaaaaaaatgagtacATATAAACAATTGTCtaactatttttataattctatatatatgaataatagagaaattcaaaatattttaaaaaaattaaaaaccgaattaaatatagattataaagaatttattactaaaataaTAGATGAAAATGTATctaagttaaaaaaaaaaaaaaaaaaaaatgaaatatattttttattagctttaatatctatatttaataattttaaaaaggaaGGTATTTCAAAGatatttacaattttattGAACATATATAGTACATCTAATAATTTGGttaaaggaaataaaaaattatatttttgtgatGATTTAGAATCGATTTTTTACAAAGATATCTATccatttaatttaaaaattggaaaaaaacaaaattggaaaaatatgaattcgAATAGTAATTTAGATAATAATGACGACCTCACAGTTTTAGACAATTCTGTTGGTAATAATCATCAAAAAAGGGGGAATCACCAAAAAAGGGGGAATCACCAAAAAAGGGGGAATCACCAAAAAAGGGAAAATTGCCAAAAAAGGGAAAATTGCCAAAAAAGGGAAAATTACCAAAAAAGGGAGAATTACCAAACGGTTTTAGATACAAAATACGTTTTGAAATATGGAAATGATTTAGAGAAAATAGAGAACAAGAGTTTGGATAAAAATCGAGAACAAAGATttgatgatgaaaaaatggaaaataattatgaacaggttgaaaataattctgaacaggttgaaaataattctgaacaggttgaaaataattatgaacaggttgaaaataattatgaacgggttgaaaataattatgaacaggttgaaaataattatgaacaggttgaaaataattatgaacaggttgaaaataattctgaacaggttgaaaataattatgaacaggttgaaaataattctgaacaggttgaaaataattctgaacaggttgaaaataattctgaacaggttgaaaataattctgaacaggttgaaaataattctgaacagattgaaaataaagataacGAAAGTGATTGGAGTGAAGATACAAATGATTTTAGTGAAAatgagaaaataaaaaaagaaaaatggacaaaaagtataaaaaaatttagtaaaaatatttttcaaaataaatgtaatgaacttgtgaatatatatatattttattatgtaaataaaatgtctaatAATATTGAATTGTGTTTGGAAAAATggggaaaaaatatagaagaaaataataatatggtTAGTTCAagttttttgtatattttaaaaaatgtgaatgatatatattttactttaaatttaatttttggaaataataaaacaaaagatataaataaatatacatattttgaggaaatgtgtaaaaaaataaaaaaagaaataaacaaaataatgattaaAGAGGAAAATTCGAACAATGCAATTGATAATGATAGtaacaattataaaaatatattatcacaAAATATAGAACAgtcaaatgaaataaatataaaagaaaataaaaatttagaaatgtatatatataaattatatatatcaaaaatgaaaaattataaaaaaaatataaaacttgaaactaaacaaattatatttattattataaaaatattatttaagaATTATATGGAATTTATTagaaatatgcatataaatgaatatatattaaaaaatttaaaaatagattttatattttatttttattttttaaaatattatatatctaaagatgatgaaaatttattatttgtcaTTCTCAATGATGTTTTAATTAGTGCAATTGAAAGGCTAGGCAAACAAGTTGTTAgctataataatacaaatgttTATCCGACATATTTATTGGatatttgttattataaaatagaCAAAACTGTTGAATtaattcaaaataaaattgtaatGAAATGA
- a CDS encoding vacuolar protein sorting-associated protein VTA1, putative has protein sequence MEENTEKNAEKNAEKNAEKNAEKNKKGEKPNMKQIKFILKKSEELEKKHPLASFLCVLYISEKLNDYVKDNYSDIEAKDLLLNCVKKAEGIRPSFDFIDYSKLADLCKQLFLAADKNDRTDDITNKTIHMFFTAQIFYEILNHFQTLNSDEKKKYLYAKYKTIYIKKCFDNNIKPEPGSPKVELEQDPSEKLYDEMPINQEKKKEDIEKEKSDEENKWVKDDILWGGEENYLLFSKNEDSNLLSNNTNNNNNNKIDENNKNKKCVDISQSLKHSQYATNALMFEDVVTAKKELKIALSYLE, from the exons atggagGAAAATACGGAAAAAAATGCGGAAAAAAATGCAGAAAAAAATGCGGAAAAAAAtgcagaaaaaaataaaaaaggcgAAAAACCAAACATGAAACAAATTAagtttattttaaaaaaatcagAAGAActtgaaaaaaaacatcCACTAG CTTCTTTCCTATGCGTTTTATACATTTCCGAGAAATTAAATGATTATGTAAAAGATAACTACAGCGATATag AGGCAAAAGATCTTTTATTAAACTGTGTGAAGAAAGCTGAAGGAATTAGGCCATCTTTTGATTTTATCGATTATAGCAAATTAGCTGATTTGTGTAAAC AACTATTTTTAGCAGCTGATAAAAATGATCGAACTGATGATATAACAAACAAAACAATACATATGTTTTTCACTGCgcaaatattttatgaaatattaaATCATTTTCAAACATTAAATagtgatgaaaaaaaaaaatatttatatgctaaatataaaacaatttatataaagaaatgttttgataataatataaaacctgAGCCTGGATCCCCAAAAGTAGAACTAGAGCAAGACCCATCGGAAA AATTATATGATGAAATGCCAATAAatcaagaaaaaaaaaaagaagacatagaaaaagagaaaagtgatgaagaaaataaatggGTAAAAGATGATATTCTTTGGGGTGGGgaagaaaattatttattattttcaaaaaatgaagattCAAATTTGTTAtctaataatacaaataataataataacaacaaAATAG atgaaaataataaaaataagaaatgTGTGGATATTTCTCAAAGCTTGAAACATTCTCAATATGCTACAAATG CTTTAATGTTCGAAGATGTAGTTACAGCAAAGAAGGAATTAAAGATTGCTTTGTCATATTTGGAATAG
- a CDS encoding aspartate--tRNA ligase, putative, which produces MGNMNKRFITQLNKINDIKKNIFIVRKEKKKVINSFFSVKEKQRFLPFAKLNKNNNFGKFSYLSFLSEFKKFKKIYVYTKIQKIRYIRTNCLNNKNNKFEQTYNEMESEKMNNNGNIIPEEISDKKKEKKAKKLEEKKLKLAKKLERENLKNEAAKVLEHVCEDIDKENYGYVKLNIIMENGKNINLYNPEEIYNLLYVKNDINLEKNIDRNEKREDIESEMNNKNNKLEEGSNIWVRGRIHDIRSKGSLAFIILRNKIYSLQCILDIKNVNNDKNMIKWVSNLSLESIVDIYGKLVKPEISIDSTIIKYEIQILKIFCISKNSKELPFLLKDANMKETSDEATIRVNQDNRLNNRCIDLRTYANYSIFYLQSEICKIFRNYLIDNNFTEIHTPKLLGESSEGGANAFQINYFNQNGFLAQSPQLYKQMCINSGFDRVFEIAPVFRAENSNTYRHLCEYVSLDVEMTYKYDYMENVYFYDSMFKNIFNKLINNEKNKLFIKNIKNQYPSEDFKWLAVTPIFTYEQAIKLLIEHKKLNLQSEEILTYDMTTDMEKELGKIIKQTHDTDYYIIINFPSGLRPFYTMYNEKDPKISNSYDFFMRGEEILSGSQRISDVKLLLDNIKKFNLDPKKLDFYIDSFAYSSYPHSGCGIGLERVLMLFLGLNNIRKTSLFPRDPKRLTP; this is translated from the coding sequence atgGGTAATATGAATAAACGGTTTATCACACaattgaataaaataaatgatataaaaaaaaatatatttatagtaaggaaagaaaaaaaaaaagtaataaatagttttttttcAGTTAAGGAAAAACAACGTTTTTTACCTTTtgcaaaattaaataaaaataataattttggaAAATTTAGTTATTTATCATTTCTAAGTGAATTtaagaaatttaaaaaaatttatgtatatacaaaaatacaGAAAATAAGATACATAAGAACAAattgtttaaataataaaaataacaaatttgaACAAACTTATAATGAAATGGAATcagaaaaaatgaataacaACGGGAATATAATTCCTGAAGAAATAAGCgacaaaaaaaaggaaaagaaaGCTAAAAAActagaagaaaaaaaattaaaattagcaaaaaaattggaaagagaaaacttaaaaaatgaagCAGCGAAAGTTTTAGAACATGTATGTGAAGATATagataaagaaaattatggATATGTTAAgcttaatataataatggaaaatggtaaaaatataaatcttTATAATCCAGAGGaaatatacaatttattatatgtaaagaacgatataaatttagaaaaaaatattgatagaaatgaaaaaagagaAGATATAGAAAGCgaaatgaataataaaaataacaaattggAAGAAGGATCAAATATATGGGTAAGAGGTAGAATCCATGATATAAGAAGTAAAGGTTCTTTggcatttattattttaagaaataaaatatattcattacaATGTATActtgatattaaaaatgtaaataatgataaaaatatgataaaatggGTTAGTAACTTATCATTAGAATCTATTGTAGATATATATGGAAAGTTAGTCAAGCCTGAAATATCTATTGATAGtacaattataaaatatgaaattcaaattcttaaaatattttgcataagtaaaaatagtaaagaattaccatttttattaaaagatgCAAATATGAAAGAAACAAGTGATGAAGCTACTATTCGAGTAAATCAAGATAACAGACTTAATAATAGATGTATAGATTTACGTACATATGCAAATTatagtatattttatttacaatcagaaatatgtaaaatatttcgaaattatttaattgataataattttacaGAAATTCATACACCCAAATTGTTAGGCGAAAGTAGTGAAGGGGGAGCTAATGcttttcaaataaattattttaatcaaaatGGGTTCTTAGCTCAATCTCCACAATTATATAAACAGATGTGTATAAACTCTGGATTTGATCGTGTTTTTGAAATAGCTCCTGTTTTTAGAGCCGAAAATAGTAACACTTATAGGCACTTATGTGAATATGTATCTTTAGATGTTGAAAtgacatataaatatgattatatggaaaatgtatatttttatgattctatgtttaaaaatatatttaataaattaataaataatgaaaaaaacaaattatttataaaaaatataaaaaatcaatATCCTTCTGAAGATTTCAAATGGCTAGCTGTTACACCCATATTTACGTATGAACAAGCAATAAAATTATTGATAGAACATAAAAAACTTAATTTACAGTCAGAagaaatattaacatatgaTATGACAACAGATATGGAAAAAGAATTaggaaaaattataaaacaaaCACATGATActgattattatattattattaattttccaTCTGGCCTTAGACCATTTTATACAATGTATAATGAAAAGGATCCTAAAATTTCAAATTcgtatgatttttttatgaGAGGGGAAGAAATATTATCAGGATCACAGCGAATTAGTGACGTAAAACTTTTATtagataatattaaaaaatttaatttagaTCCTAAAAAGCTAGATTTTTATATTGATTCGTTTGCTTATTCATCATATCCTCATTCGGGTTGTGGTATAGGTTTAGAAAGAGTTTTAATGCTTTTCCTTGGTCTTAACAATATACGAAAAACTTCTCTTTTCCCTCGAGACCCAAAACGTTTAACTCCCTGA
- a CDS encoding seipin domain-containing protein, putative — protein sequence MNNGNENEMAKEEIGGNIKECIDGKLQNKYYKIIKKKYRLNIWNGYKVKNRKSEWERDRTKGGIKKHNKQKEYKYYTSIGLFLKKLIDDIFELIKENYVHINSYLKDVLPNINIKYILYVFFIYFLINIILFICLLFIYFFLYFHIIPQNKYVHKIDFSLARDPIDTYLNIEDFCNQKNKINENTFHLNSQEKKCLKDLNFFFNYENVSEINNNKDKCCFSKNLNNRMNNDFSFFFNKNFNEEIKKRKDNFEKNNEDMLFYFYEKDVEYKYLESNILKGEVNFDNIIKKDNEIQNNNKFYNYFISFFIKKNNYNKLKIKKGYKIDILLNFSYINNNYNDKLNFLQIDTQVYNYDNKLILKNKKMHMKNKNYDLINKLHLILNSPFYFFNLFIYNKIKLSLINEHKYNDPFKKIKIYIFPAIQIIDANIVVLVYSNFYYYYIYKHPILFLYIIFLLFFIFIFFNTILFLFGAVYYYMYNN from the coding sequence atgaataatggAAATGAGAATGAAATGGCGAAAGAGGAAATCGGGGGTAACATAAAAGAGTGTATAGATGGtaaattacaaaataaatattataaaattataaaaaaaaaatataggtTAAATATATGGAATGGTTATAAAGTGAAAAATAGAAAAAGTGAATGGGAAAGAGATAGAACAAAAGGGGggataaaaaaacataataaacaaaaagaatataaatattatacaagTATAGggttgtttttaaaaaagttaaTTGATGATATATTCGAATTaattaaagaaaattatgtacatataaataGCTATTTAAAAGATGTCCTTCccaatattaatataaaatatattctatatgttttttttatatattttttgataaatataattttatttatttgtttattatttatttatttctttttgtattttcatataattccacaaaataaatatgtacataaaaTAGACTTCTCTTTGGCACGTGATCCTATTGATACTTATTTAAACATAGAAGATTTTTGCaaccaaaaaaataaaattaatgaaaacaCTTTTCACCTGAACAGTcaggaaaaaaaatgcttaaaagatttaaattttttttttaattatgaaaatgtaagtgaaataaataataataaagacaAGTGTTGtttttctaaaaatttaaataataggATGAATAATgatttttctttcttttttaataaaaattttaatgaagaaataaaaaaaagaaaagataatttcgaaaaaaataatgaagatatgttattttatttttatgaaaaggatgtagaatataaatatttagaaAGCAACATATTAAAAGGTGAAGTTAATTTTgacaatattataaaaaaagataatgaaatacagaataataataaattttataattattttatttcattttttataaaaaaaaataattataataaattaaaaataaaaaaaggatataaaattgatatattattaaatttttcttatataaataataattataatgacaaattaaattttttacaaatagACACACAAGTATATAATTATGacaataaattaatattaaaaaataaaaaaatgcatatgaaaaataaaaactatgatcttataaataaattacatttaattttgaattcacctttttatttttttaatttatttatttataataaaataaaattatctttaataaatgaacataaatataatgacccatttaaaaaaataaaaatatatattttcccagCAATACAAATAATTGATGCCAATATTGTTGTATTAGTTTAttctaatttttattattattacatttataAGCATcctattctttttttatatatcatttttttattattttttattttcattttttttaataccattttatttttatttggagctgtatattattatatgtacaATAATTGa